The Pseudomonadota bacterium sequence AGAAACAAAAAACTTTATTTTTTTCTATTATTCCCTGGAGAACAGAGAATAGCTGTTCATCTGTAAATCCGCTTGAATATTTCCTGTAAGCACCAAGGCCTAATGGATGGCCAATTTCAATGTATTCTATGCCGATATCTGATATCTTTCCTGCAAACTCTGAAATCACTTCAGATTCAATTAAAAAATTAGAGACATATAGACTATCCCTGCATGTATCTTCTAAAATGTTAAACTTATTCACATTCTACCTCTAATCTATCTAATAGGCTTTTCGTTTGAGACACCAACTGTTCTTTACCTGATGTAGTCACAATAATTACGCCATGTCTGTCTGCGCCGCTTCTAATCTCAGGTATTTTATATCCTTTCTTAATAAGCATCTTTAACTTCAGCGTATGGACATCGTCTTCAACATCCTTAATGCCTTTTATATTTTTGACCTCTTTTCCCTTGAGATTTGGAAAAGAGAAGAACTTCATTAACGTCGGTATTTTATTTACTTTAACACTTTTTATACCCGTAGATATACCAAAGACATCTTTAATATACACGTCCAATATGTCTATACCGGATACATGGGGAACAATAATTTCCGAAGTAAAAACTCCTCCCCCTCTATTTGCAATTTCAGTCAAATAAACATCTCCTTCTGTTGTGATTATAAATTCACCATGGAAGAACCCAAAAGATAAGCCTAAATTCTCTGCCACATACTCTGCGTTCATTATTGTTTTATCATATAGTTCATCGTCAAGATCTCCAGGATAAATTATCTCCCCGTCAATAATTCCACCTTTATCCTCCAATTTTTGTTTTGTTGCTAACCCTAAAGCCCTTGGTCCAATTCCTTGGAACATATAACCATCAACAGTTATATCGATACCATTAATAAATTTTTCTGCCAATACCAGTCTTGAATGACAATTAGCCAAAGCATCGTAAAAAGCATTCGGAATATCCTTTTCTTCCTTGATTTTATTAATGCCAAAGCTGCCCCTATTATCTACCGGTTTTGTGATAACAGGCAAACCCACTTTATCAATGAACTGATAGAGATCATAAATTGCAGTGCACAATTGAAACTCAGGAATCAGAATATTAGCTTGCTTTGATACGGTGCGCTGCAAATACTTGTTTGTAGCCCTTTGTGCCTCCATGATCCTTGGGCCGGGAAGATTTAGCTTCTCTGCTATTAGGCTTTGAGCAAAATATGAGTAGTCACATTGATCTGAAATAACTGCATTAGGCTTCACTTTCTCGGCAAATCTGGATATTTTTACCAAATCTCTCAGATCAGTAATTAACATGTCCTTATATTTTGGTGCTTTATAATAGCTATCGTTATAATGAACACCATAAATGTTGACTCCTAATTCACTAAGTTTGTCCAAAAGAGGTTCCTGCTCCCATCCTAAGTTAATAACGAGTATTTTTTTTCTGTTCATTTATTGCCCCTCCAAATCACTCCATTTTAGAAACGTTCCCTGCTGCAGATATTTCTTTGGCTTCAAATGACTGACTATAAAATCTGAATCTCTGCAGTCAATTCCTCGTGGATAACGTTTAAATTCGAAATCACCGTCTTTAAATGGATCCCCTTTCTCTTTTGGATATTTTAAAATAATTCGATAAATTATTTTTTCTTTGAATTTCTTTTCATCGTCATCAATATTGATTCTGCTTTTGCTTATTAGTGATTGTTCCACTGATCTAATGGCTTTCACCATTTCAGTAAATTCTTTTTGATTTAAAGAAATATCGGAATCAGGTGTCTTGAGTTTTCTGTCTAAAGTAAAATGCTTTTCTATCACACTCGCACCCAAACTCACTGCCGCAATGGGAACATATATGCCTAGCGTATGGTCTGAAAATCCTACCGGTTGATTGAACATCATTCTATAAATGTGCATCAGCTGTAAGTTTACTTTATTATATGGCGTAGGATAGATGCTGTTACAATGGAGAATCACGAACCTTTCATTTCCATTATTTTTAAAAATTTTTACGACCTTTTCTAAATCACTGTAGGATACCAGACCTGTTGACAATAAAACTGGTTTACCGGTTTTTGCCACTCTTTCAATAATTTGTGGAAAAGTACCTATTTGCGCTGACGCCAGTTTATATAGTTCTGTTTGGATGCTTTCAAGTATATCAACCGCCTTTAAGTAAGTTGGTGACGCGAAAAAAACAATATTTTTTTTATCAGAATATTCTTTCAATTTGATAAGCCATTTTTCACTGATGTCAATTTGTTTATGAAGTTCTTTAGTTGATTTATCAGGTTTATAATACAATTCATCTATATTAATAGATTGAAATTTTACAGCATTGGCTCCACATTGCAAAGCAGCATCTATCAATTCCAGGGCTAGATTAATATCCTGATTATGGTTGGAAGCAATTTCCGCCACTATAAATGTCTTTCCATCACCAATTAAATGGTTTCCAATATAAATTAAATTCTGTTTCATATCGGTTTTTTGCTCCATAATTTCATTCACCATACTTTTTCTGTTCTATGTGTGCATTAATGTTTTGCCACTCCGGATGCTTTTCCAATAATTCTAAACAGTCTTCCAGACTAAATAAACTATTTTTAGGATAAAGATTCTCTATAATTAATTTCAACAACTCAAAATCTTCCTTTGTATCAACTGTCCACCTGTGTGAACTAAAATCCTTGTAATATCGAATATTAGCAAGTTTAAAATATTTTGAATTTGTTCTGATAAATGGAGTTACATGCTCACGGTCAGGCTGTTTAGTGGCTTCGAAAAATGCCTTCTCAAGAGCCGCATAAGAAAAAATCTCTGTATCCATACCACGCGGATATGTTCTTTCAATGCAGTTCGCAACAAAATCATATCTGGGGTAATTTGATTTATAATATGCAATTACGTTGTCAACCACTCTCGGATCAATTACTGGACAATCAGCAGTAATCCGCACAATTTGGTCAGCCATAAATTCCTTTACCGTGAAATAGAATCTTGACAGCACATCATCTTCAGATCCTCTAAAATATGCAACATTTAATTTATTGCATAAATCAACTATAGGTTGGTCATCCTGATTCTTGGTAGTTGCAACAACAATCTGATCGGCAAGTTTTGACCCCATTAATCTTTCAAGTTCTATCTCCAATAAAGATTTGCCTAAGACGGTTTTTAAAACTTTGCCAGGCAATCTGCTTGATGTCATGCGGGCTTGTATGATTATAGTTGTTTTCATCTGAAAAACCTACCTCTTAAGTTTTTTTATCTAATCGGCAAATATGGGTTTACTATCATAAAAAATAGCTTATACGATAACCATGAAGATAAAATTTACAAATGTTTTCTCAAATCAATTAATTTTAAGATCTTGCTTAAGCCGGTCTAAGCAATTGTGAAACCTTGTTGACCACCTGAATATTATCATTGTTGATTGATTATCTTCCGATTTGAATCATGCTAATGATCTTTTACTAATTCTCTCAAATCATTCACTGTCAGCCATTTGCTGTTTGTTTTGCTATCATACACAAAACCTTCATTAACAGTCTGTCCTCCATTTGACATATGGTTTTTAGAATTCCACCAGTTAAACTCAGGTTCGATAATAAAATAATCATCAAATTCGAGGGTATGTCTGGCATCATCTTCTGTGACTAAAACTTCATGTATCTTTTCTCCAGGTCTGATACCTACAATCTCATAACGGCAATCAGGAGCTATTGCATTGGCTAAGTCAATTAGCTTCATGCTTGGGATTTTCGGAACAAACAGTTCTCCCCCCTCAGCAAGATCAAGACATTTCAATACAAATCTGACACCCTGCTCAAGAGTAATCCAGAAACGGGTCATCCTCGGGTCTGTAATCGGAATAACTCCGGTCTCTTTCATTGTTTTGAATAACGGAATTACACTTCCCCTGCTTCCTATGACATTACCGTAACGCACAACCGAGAATCTTGTATCCTTCCATCCTGCATAGGAGTTCCCTGAGATGAATAGTTTATCTGAGCATAGTTTTGTGGCTCCATAAAGATTGACAGGGTTGGCAGCTTTATCTGTACTGAGAGCAAGAACTTTTTTAACACCGCAATCAATAGCTGCATTAATAATATTTTCAGCACCCATGACATTTGTCTGAATTGCCTCGAAAGGGTTTCTTTCACAGGCAGGCACCTGTTTTAGTGCAGCAGCATGGATAACATAATCAACTCCATAAAAGGCTCTGTACAATCGATCTTTGTCTCTTACATCACCAATAAAATACCTTAGACACCTATGTTCTTTTTCAGAATATATTTGGGACATTTCAAATTGTTTCAATTCATCCCGACTGAATATAATCAATTTTTCAGGTTTGTATTCCTTCAGAACAATTTCTACAAACTTTTTTCCGAAGGAGCCTGTTCCGCCGGTTACAAGTATAGATTTTCCATTAAATATTGACATAAATTCACCTTTCCTTATAATGCTTTCATAAGTCTGTTTGCAACAATCTGCCAATAAGGCAGTTCTTCGGTCCCATCCTTTTTAATATAATAGTTCCTGTATCTGCGGTATGCGTCTTCATCTATCCGTATTTCTTCATTAAGATCAATTGAAACCTCTCTGTCTAAATTGTGGGCCTTCTTTCCGAAAAAAGAAGCCAGCCATTCAATTGTAGGGTCTTCTAATATACTGGCGTTTACCTTATCGGTTGTAAAAAATATCATTGGTTTTTTATAGAGTACAACATGATTAATAGCAGTACTATTATGCATCAAAATAAAATCTGCATTCTTTACCAGTTCCGCTGTCCTGCCCCGTATAATTTCTCTTCCACCGAAATAATCAGGATGTTCTTCATAATGTGAACGCGGATGGGCAGCTATAATAATCCGCACTTTAAAACTTTCTTCAATATAATTAAAAAATTTTACCAATGCAGGATAGTATTCATCTGCAGATATTTTTACCGGTAAATCAAGATAAAGGTAGTCCGTATGAAACGGAAGATATTCATCAAGAAAAACTCCTACAGAAGGAATCTTTTCTTGAGAAATATCTTTTAATTCAAGATATGTATCATAATCATAGCTGTGTACCCATAGAAACTCACTTTTTTCATTTATTGCAAAGTAATTTGCAAGAAAATATTTTTCTCCCGGTGCAAACACGATTCTTGCCGGTTTTACCCCGAAAAATGTAAAGGGAATCATCCTGAATGTTTTATCCAGAACCCTCTCGAAGGTGATTTTTTTCAATCTTCTTAGCCATAATTCCTTCTTGCCTGAACTGACAGGAAGAGCAAACAGTGTTGTTGAAAAATGTATGCCCTGTTTCGACAGCATTCTAAAAATAAAAAGAGAAGCAAGTGTGTAATGAACCATTAAAACAACAAACACAGAACTGTTGAGGGTTTTAATCGCCTCTCTGGCAGCTTTCAAATTTTCAAAAGAACGATGCCCCCTCCACTGAATTGGATCAGGAGGAGCGCTTGTTATGTATCCCTCAGGTACAATAAGTTTGGTAAATTCCCATATCTCTACATCAAACCCGTTGTTCAACATAATTTCTATGCCGAAACGATTATAGTCTCTTTCATTGAAGTATTCTTCAAGAAAATAGATAACCTTTTTAATGTGCATTATTTGGTTGATTGGCTTCTATAGGTGTTGCGAACGCATTTTCAGGAAGGTATTTATAATCTTAAGCCCAACTGCGCCGCTTTTTTCAGGATGGAACTGACATCCGTACAGATTTCCCGATTGAATGGCTGCACAGATAGAAAGTCCGTTGTATTCACAGTCGGCAAGATCATTAACAGGATCTGCCGGATTTACTGAAAAAGAATGAACAAAATATACCGATTCCCCTATTGATAAGTCTTGAAAAATAGTATTATCCCAATCTTCGCGATTTTTCGGGAGTAAAAGGCCGTTCCAGCCTATATGGGGAATTTTGTGTAGTGTGCCGTTGGAACCTGTCTTTGGAATCATAATTACTCTGCCAGGTATTAAAGCAAGCCCTTCATAAATACCAAACTCCTCACTTGTTTCCATCATCATTTGCATACCAAGGCAAATACCAAGAAAAGGTCTACCTGTTTTAGCAAACTTTCTGATCGCTTCCACAAACCCCCTGCTGTGCAGCTCCCGCATCCCGTCAGCAAATGCACCTACTCCTGGAAGAACAAGGCATTCAGCTCGCTCCACCACATTTGGAGAATTTGTAATTACGACCCTTGCGCCGCAGTTCTCAAAAGCCCTTTGCACGCTCAAAAGATTTCCCATTCCGTAGTCAACAACTACAACATTTCGCATTTTAGCAAACCCTTACCTTGATTCCTCTCTGCTGGCAACCATCTCTTATTTCATCTATCGTAAGCATTCCATAGTGGAGGACATGCGCCATAGCAACCGCATCGGCGTGACCATCTTTTACAACCTTTTCAAGATCATCAATGTTCCCCATTCCTCCGCTTGCAATTACAGGGATAGGCAGCATATCGGAGACTGTTCTGACAAGCTCAAGATCGAATCCTTTTGCCCCGCCCTCCATATCAATGGAAGTGAGAAGTATTTCCCCTGCACCGAGATCATAACCTTTTTGTGCCCACTCTATTGCATCAATGCCTGTTTTTTCTCGTCCATAATCGTAGTAGGCCTCCCATTGCTTTTCACCTTTTTTCTTAGCTTCAATGGAAAGCACCATACATTGAGAGCCAAATCTTTGCGAAACCTGCCGTATAAGTTGAGGATTCTTGATTGCGGCAGTGTTTATAGCAACTTTATCGGCGCCGGCACGCAGTATTTCTCTGGCATCATCAACAGAACGAATTCCTCCACCCACTGTCACAGGGATAAACACATCTTCAGAGGTGCGCCGCACTATTTCTTTAATATTATTACGCTCATAAAGGCTTGCTACTATGTCCATATAAATAATCTCATCAATCCCGTCGTCATAATATTTTTTTGCAAATCTGTTTGGGTTCCCCATTTTGCGCAAACCTTCAAGCTGTACACCTTTTACAAGATTAGGCCCCTTAACATCAAGACGGGCAATGAGTCGCATGTTATGCATTTTTAAGCCTTATTATTTTCCTTCCGCTTCCCATATAGGATATCTCAGTTTCCATTGTCCATTCTCTTTTTTCCAGAGATGCGGAGATCTGAATCTATCGCATAGACTCATGAAATAATCTCTGTCTATCAGCGGACTCTCGAACATCTTGGATGCAACCGGGTATTCCTTTTCCGGAATACTTAAGTATTTAAATATCTCCTCTGCAAATCTCTCAGGGAATTCACCGTCGAACTTCTTTACGAGCGCAATTCCTTCATCACGTGTGATTTCTTCGTTCCTTATCTCTTGAGCAGCGTCGTACGTAGCCCTT is a genomic window containing:
- a CDS encoding ATP-grasp domain-containing protein; translated protein: MNRKKILVINLGWEQEPLLDKLSELGVNIYGVHYNDSYYKAPKYKDMLITDLRDLVKISRFAEKVKPNAVISDQCDYSYFAQSLIAEKLNLPGPRIMEAQRATNKYLQRTVSKQANILIPEFQLCTAIYDLYQFIDKVGLPVITKPVDNRGSFGINKIKEEKDIPNAFYDALANCHSRLVLAEKFINGIDITVDGYMFQGIGPRALGLATKQKLEDKGGIIDGEIIYPGDLDDELYDKTIMNAEYVAENLGLSFGFFHGEFIITTEGDVYLTEIANRGGGVFTSEIIVPHVSGIDILDVYIKDVFGISTGIKSVKVNKIPTLMKFFSFPNLKGKEVKNIKGIKDVEDDVHTLKLKMLIKKGYKIPEIRSGADRHGVIIVTTSGKEQLVSQTKSLLDRLEVECE
- a CDS encoding N-acetylneuraminate synthase family protein codes for the protein MVNEIMEQKTDMKQNLIYIGNHLIGDGKTFIVAEIASNHNQDINLALELIDAALQCGANAVKFQSINIDELYYKPDKSTKELHKQIDISEKWLIKLKEYSDKKNIVFFASPTYLKAVDILESIQTELYKLASAQIGTFPQIIERVAKTGKPVLLSTGLVSYSDLEKVVKIFKNNGNERFVILHCNSIYPTPYNKVNLQLMHIYRMMFNQPVGFSDHTLGIYVPIAAVSLGASVIEKHFTLDRKLKTPDSDISLNQKEFTEMVKAIRSVEQSLISKSRINIDDDEKKFKEKIIYRIILKYPKEKGDPFKDGDFEFKRYPRGIDCRDSDFIVSHLKPKKYLQQGTFLKWSDLEGQ
- a CDS encoding glycosyltransferase family protein, with translation MKTTIIIQARMTSSRLPGKVLKTVLGKSLLEIELERLMGSKLADQIVVATTKNQDDQPIVDLCNKLNVAYFRGSEDDVLSRFYFTVKEFMADQIVRITADCPVIDPRVVDNVIAYYKSNYPRYDFVANCIERTYPRGMDTEIFSYAALEKAFFEATKQPDREHVTPFIRTNSKYFKLANIRYYKDFSSHRWTVDTKEDFELLKLIIENLYPKNSLFSLEDCLELLEKHPEWQNINAHIEQKKYGE
- the pseB gene encoding UDP-N-acetylglucosamine 4,6-dehydratase (inverting), translating into MSIFNGKSILVTGGTGSFGKKFVEIVLKEYKPEKLIIFSRDELKQFEMSQIYSEKEHRCLRYFIGDVRDKDRLYRAFYGVDYVIHAAALKQVPACERNPFEAIQTNVMGAENIINAAIDCGVKKVLALSTDKAANPVNLYGATKLCSDKLFISGNSYAGWKDTRFSVVRYGNVIGSRGSVIPLFKTMKETGVIPITDPRMTRFWITLEQGVRFVLKCLDLAEGGELFVPKIPSMKLIDLANAIAPDCRYEIVGIRPGEKIHEVLVTEDDARHTLEFDDYFIIEPEFNWWNSKNHMSNGGQTVNEGFVYDSKTNSKWLTVNDLRELVKDH
- the hisH gene encoding imidazole glycerol phosphate synthase subunit HisH, with protein sequence MRNVVVVDYGMGNLLSVQRAFENCGARVVITNSPNVVERAECLVLPGVGAFADGMRELHSRGFVEAIRKFAKTGRPFLGICLGMQMMMETSEEFGIYEGLALIPGRVIMIPKTGSNGTLHKIPHIGWNGLLLPKNREDWDNTIFQDLSIGESVYFVHSFSVNPADPVNDLADCEYNGLSICAAIQSGNLYGCQFHPEKSGAVGLKIINTFLKMRSQHL
- a CDS encoding imidazole glycerol phosphate synthase cyclase subunit; the protein is MHNMRLIARLDVKGPNLVKGVQLEGLRKMGNPNRFAKKYYDDGIDEIIYMDIVASLYERNNIKEIVRRTSEDVFIPVTVGGGIRSVDDAREILRAGADKVAINTAAIKNPQLIRQVSQRFGSQCMVLSIEAKKKGEKQWEAYYDYGREKTGIDAIEWAQKGYDLGAGEILLTSIDMEGGAKGFDLELVRTVSDMLPIPVIASGGMGNIDDLEKVVKDGHADAVAMAHVLHYGMLTIDEIRDGCQQRGIKVRVC